A DNA window from Bradyrhizobium barranii subsp. barranii contains the following coding sequences:
- a CDS encoding branched-chain amino acid ABC transporter permease: MIVGANSSSDAARLVTPTMLVLWLVLATVPLWITRVGLYPYLGIEILIWSLYALAFNLVLGTAGLPSFGHGAYFGIGAYAFGLCQLDIVANLWICLAAAAVVAGLAGVLVALFISHRRGIYYAFMTIAFGQIFWTLAIKSHRITGGEDGLLKIKRLPADFGLVSFDLTDNVAFYYFVLAVFAVGTAVLWRLVHSPYGRVVAAIRQSEVRAAHLGYNVWLYKASVFALSAAVSGFAGGLFAMAQLAAFPDVMSLHQSGYVVMMTLVGGGLVSFWGPVIGVFLFLTARDVIGALTNAWMLYFGLLFIAIVLFRPEGIAGALSAAVQQHSLNALRRRGSSAMRLLVGGGR, from the coding sequence ATGATTGTGGGAGCAAATTCTTCATCCGACGCCGCGCGCCTCGTCACGCCGACGATGCTGGTGCTCTGGCTGGTGCTTGCAACGGTGCCGCTCTGGATCACGCGGGTCGGGCTCTATCCTTATCTCGGGATCGAGATCCTGATCTGGTCGCTCTACGCGCTTGCGTTCAACCTGGTGCTGGGCACGGCCGGACTTCCCTCGTTCGGACATGGCGCCTATTTCGGCATCGGCGCCTATGCGTTCGGGCTGTGCCAGCTCGACATCGTCGCCAATCTCTGGATCTGCCTCGCTGCTGCTGCCGTGGTCGCGGGGCTTGCCGGCGTGCTGGTGGCGCTGTTCATCTCGCACCGGCGCGGCATCTACTATGCCTTCATGACGATCGCATTCGGCCAGATCTTCTGGACGCTGGCGATTAAGTCGCACCGGATCACCGGCGGTGAGGATGGGCTTCTCAAGATCAAGCGTTTGCCGGCCGATTTCGGGCTGGTGTCGTTCGATCTCACCGACAATGTCGCGTTCTACTATTTCGTGCTCGCGGTCTTCGCGGTCGGTACCGCCGTATTGTGGCGGCTGGTGCACTCGCCTTATGGCCGCGTGGTCGCTGCGATCAGGCAGAGCGAGGTTCGCGCCGCCCATCTCGGCTACAACGTGTGGCTCTACAAGGCATCGGTGTTCGCGCTGTCGGCGGCCGTGTCCGGTTTTGCCGGCGGACTGTTCGCGATGGCGCAACTCGCCGCATTCCCCGATGTCATGAGCCTGCATCAATCCGGCTACGTCGTGATGATGACGCTGGTCGGTGGCGGGCTCGTCAGCTTCTGGGGGCCGGTGATCGGCGTGTTTCTCTTCCTCACCGCGCGCGACGTGATCGGCGCGCTGACCAATGCCTGGATGCTCTATTTCGGTCTGCTGTTCATTGCGATCGTGCTGTTCCGCCCGGAAGGCATCGCCGGCGCGCTCTCGGCCGCCGTGCAGCAGCATTCACTCAACGCGCTGCGGCGGCGCGGCTCGTCCGCGATGCGACTGCTGGTCGGGGGCGGGCGATGA
- a CDS encoding branched-chain amino acid ABC transporter permease produces MFDLLPHLLNGLTLGLLFALIALGFMLIVGLMEQINLAHGSLFALGAYVAMQLTGPRPPLPADLAKAWLTLPLGWRYAATLVIAPVIVSLVGMLIELCMRRTYGKDPLYGLLLTFGAAMVIEELIRLVWGTRDYVLQVPSAINGGFLFGDLIWSTYRFYAAGIAAGIIGLVWLLIEKTSFGATVKAGAHDSEIVRALGINLSRLRLLVFVFGTMLAAIAGIIVAPIWGIRPHMGVDAVIPAFLVIVLGGVGSFWGAVVAGLLVGLCVGLAGAYASEWSLLSMYILLVAVVTFRARGLWGKKSVLEA; encoded by the coding sequence TTGTTCGACCTTCTTCCGCATCTCCTGAATGGCCTGACGCTTGGCCTTTTGTTCGCGCTGATCGCGCTCGGCTTCATGCTCATTGTCGGGCTGATGGAGCAGATCAACCTCGCGCATGGGTCCCTGTTCGCACTCGGGGCCTATGTCGCCATGCAGCTCACCGGACCGCGCCCGCCATTGCCGGCCGATCTTGCGAAAGCGTGGCTCACGCTGCCGCTGGGCTGGCGCTATGCCGCGACGCTCGTGATCGCGCCCGTGATCGTGAGTCTCGTCGGCATGCTGATCGAGCTCTGCATGCGGCGGACCTACGGCAAGGATCCGCTGTACGGACTGCTCCTGACCTTCGGTGCGGCGATGGTGATCGAGGAGCTGATCCGCCTGGTCTGGGGGACGCGCGACTATGTGCTGCAGGTGCCGTCCGCCATCAATGGCGGCTTCCTGTTCGGCGATCTGATCTGGTCGACCTATCGTTTCTACGCGGCGGGCATCGCGGCCGGGATCATCGGCCTGGTCTGGCTGTTGATCGAAAAGACGTCGTTCGGGGCGACGGTCAAGGCCGGTGCGCATGACAGCGAGATCGTCCGCGCGCTCGGCATCAACCTGTCGCGATTGCGGCTGCTGGTCTTCGTGTTCGGCACGATGCTGGCCGCGATCGCGGGCATTATCGTTGCGCCGATCTGGGGCATTCGTCCGCATATGGGCGTCGATGCCGTCATCCCCGCGTTCCTGGTGATCGTGCTCGGCGGCGTCGGCAGCTTTTGGGGCGCGGTCGTGGCGGGGTTGCTGGTCGGGCTCTGTGTCGGCCTTGCCGGCGCTTACGCGTCCGAATGGTCGCTGTTGTCGATGTACATCCTGCTCGTTGCCGTCGTGACGTTCCGTGCGCGCGGTTTGTGGGGCAAGAAAAGCGTGCTCGAGGCCTAG